One Perca flavescens isolate YP-PL-M2 chromosome 14, PFLA_1.0, whole genome shotgun sequence genomic window carries:
- the LOC114568811 gene encoding zinc finger protein 184-like: MSQVEMLRAFVKQRLTAAAEEIFDQFERTIAEYQEELKSRSKEIDRQQKLLDAVCNPEDGLHRADVPQLLVVKDSVRPEQQEWSSRPDQEEPEPPPHIKEEQEELWTSQEGEQLRGPEEADAKFPLTSVTVKSEEVSQRSQLHEDETEATREAEHSKTEADGEDCGGPEPAGNSDPERHPEPDAHDESPQSSEPENDDSRDWEETGTPRSASNPLQNNKALAIDGTTGKTKFSCSVCRKRFTWKNSLVAHMKRHSEGKCFSCSVCKTMFSNNNLLLKHMTVHTGEKPFGCPVCRKRFADRSNLKRHLTLHTGERPFQCPVCSKRFAQKAHLEQHAAFHTREKHFTCSVCSKRFSNHSNLRRHLALHTGEKPFSCPVCGKTFAQRGHLKQHLPVHTGEKRFSCSVCSKTFTQKHHVAQHSAVHTGDKPFSCPVCSKTFTKKQYLEKHKCVAESSRKK, from the exons ATGTCTCAAGTTGAAATGCTGAGAGCTTTTGTGAAGCAACGACTAActgcggctgctgaagagatattCGACCAGTTCGAAAGAACGATAGCAGAGTATCAGGAGGAACTTAAGTCCAGGTCGAAAGAGATTGACCGACAACAGAAACTACTGGACGCTGTTTGCAACCCTGAAGACGGGTTACACAGAGCAG ACGTCCCgcagctgttggtggttaaagaTTCGGTTcgccctgagcagcaggagtggagTTCCAGACCGGACCAggaggagccagagccccccccgcacattaaagaggaacaggaggaactctggaccagtcaggagggagagcagctccGCGGGCCGGAGGAGGCTGATGCCAAGTTCCCGCTCACTTCTGTCACTGTGAAGAGCGAAGAAGTTTCTCAGCGCTCGCAGCTTCACGAAGACGAAACCGAGGCCACCAGAGAGGCAGAGCATTCGAAAACCGAAGCTGACGGAGAGGACTGCGGAGGACCGGAACCAGCCGGGAACTCCGATCCAGAGAGACATCCAGAACCAGATGCTCACGACGAGAGTCCACAATCCTCTGAACCTGAGAATGATGACAGTAGAGATTGGGAGGAAACTGGGACACCTCGGTCAGCTTCAAACCCTCTGCAAAACAACAAAGCCCTCGCGATCGACGGGACTACAGGAAAAACCAAATTTAGTTGCTCCGTTTGTCGTAAACGATTTACCTGGAAGAACTCCTTAGTGGCTCACATGAAACGTCATTCAGAAGGAAAGtgtttcagctgctcagtttgcAAAACAATGTTCAGCAACAACAACCTTCTGCTGAAACACATGACCGTCCATACTGGGGAAAAACCATTCGGTTGTCCAGTATGCCGCAAAAGATTCGCCGACCGCAGCAATCTGAAACGACACCTGACTCTCCACACCGGAGAGCGGCCGTTTCAGTGTCCAGTTTGCAGTAAACGATTCGCGCAAAAGGCACACCTGGAACAACACGCGGCCTTCCACACGCGGGAGAAACACTTCACTTGTTCAGTTTGCAGTAAACGATTCTCGAACCACAGCAACCTGAGACGCCACCTGGCGCTCCACACCGGGGAGAAACCGTTCAGCTGTCCAGTGTGCGGCAAAACCTTCGCACAACGGGGACACCTGAAACAGCACTTGCCAGTCCACACGGGGGAGAAACGGTTCAGTTGTTCGGTTTGCAGCAAAACGTTCACGCAGAAGCATCACGTGGCGCAGCACTCGGCCGTCCACACGGGGGACAAACCGTTCAGTTGTCCAGTCTGCAGTAAAACGTTCACAAAAAAGCAATATCTCGAAAAGCACAAGTGTGTTGCGGAGAGCAGCAGGAAGAAGTGA